The following nucleotide sequence is from Fibrobacterota bacterium.
CATCCTTGTCGTCGATGCAGTCGGCCCCCGGGTCGTCGAAGTAGGCCAGGGCCACCACCGGAATGCTGTCCGGGCCGCGCAGCGCGATCAACGGCCTGACCGAATCGGCGGGAGGCAGGACCGGAACGGGGGGCGTAAGCACGGTAACCATGCGGGTTACCGTATCGGCGGCGTTACCTGCGGAATCGGCGCAGCCGAATTTCAGGGGGTAGACCCCGGGCAGGGAGGGATCGACCGCCCCGGAGCGGGCCACCGGCAAGCTGCCGTCGCGGTCGTCCTGGCAGGTCGCCCCCGAATCGGCGTAGGCGAACCCCTTCGGGATGGACGCCGCGGCCGATCCTACCAGGACGATAACCGGTTTAACCCGATCGGGGACGCGGATGACGTTCACCTTGCGGAGGCGTTCCGGCGCGGCGTTCCCGGCCGAATCGGCGCAGCCGAAACGCAGGACTTGGGTCCCGCGTACGCGGACATCGATTACTCCCGCTATGGCCACCGGCAAGCTTCCATCCCGATCATCCTGGCAAGCCGCCCCCGAATCGACATAGGGCCGTCCCTCCCACGCATCCAAGGAGTCGGGACCGCGCAGGGTGATCGACGGCTTCACCGAATCGGGCATCCGCTGGACGAGCACCATGCGGATCTTCTCGGCCGAATTCCCGGCCGAATCCGCGCAGCGATAGGTTATCGGATAGCTGCCGCGCACCAAGGTATCGACCGACCCCGTTACGGTTAGGGACACTGCGCCGTCGCGCTCATCCTGGCAATCGGCGCCGGGATCGGAGAAGGGCCGATGATCGAAGATCACGAGGGAATCGGGCCCCCGCAACGAGATCACGGGCGGGATGGCATCCGGCCACCGAACCACCCGGACCACGCGGTGGGCTTCGGCGGCATTGCTCATCGAATCCGCGCAATGGAAGCGCAAGACCTGGGTCCCGCGCGAGCGGATATCGATTGTCCCGGCAACGGCAACCGGCAAGTTCCCGTCCCGATCGTCCTGGCAGGTCGCCCCCGAATCGACGTACGGCCGTCCCTCCCACGAATCCAGGGAATCCGGACCACGCAGGGTGATCGACGGCTTCACCGAATCGGGCATCCGCTGGACGAGCACACGGCGGATCTTCTCGGACGAGTTCCCGGCCGTATCCACGCATCGATAGGTGATGGGATAGCCGCCACGAAGTAAGGTATCGACTTTGCCGATTACGGATACGGGAAGCACTCCATCGCGATCATCCTGGCATACCGAACCCGGATCGATAAATGACCGATGATCGAAAATCACGAGGGTATCCGGGCCCCGCAACGAGAGCACGGGCGCGATGGCATCCGGGCGCCGCACCACCTGGACCACGCGCTCGGCCTCCGCGGCGTTGTTCATCGAATCCGCGCAATGGAAGCGAAGGACATACCTTCCCCGTACCGAGGTGTCCACTTGGCCGTCGATGGATACGGCTAAGGGACCGTCCCGATCGTCCTGACAAGCGCTCCCGGAATCGACATAGGCCTGATGGTCGAACGTGGCCACCGAATCGAGGCCCTTGAGGGTTAGGACGGGCTTTACGGAATCGGGCGCCCGCACAACGCGCACCACGCGCTTGAGCGTGGGAGAGTGGTTGCCCGCCGAATCCTCGCAGACGTAACTGAGAGGATACTCCCCCCGCTTGTTCACATCGACGGCGCCCGTGATGGTCGCCGGCAGCTTCCCGTCATGGGCGTCCTGGCAGGTCGCTCCGGGATCGGCCCAAGCCGTGCCTTCGATTACCGTCAGGCTCTCGGGCCCAGCCAAAGTGAGCTCGGGGGCGAGGATGTCGGGCCAGGGTAGGACCCGCACGTGCCAGATCCATTCCGGGGACCGGTTCCCGGACGAATCGGCGCATTGGTAGCCGAGCTTGAAACTCCCGGGCGAATGGGTATCCAGCGAGCCGGAACGGATGGGGACCAGGCCCGTATCGCGATCGTCGCGGCAGGCGAACCCCGTATCGGCGAAGGCCGCGCCCGCGGACAAAGTGAGGCTGTCGGCCGGATGGAGCAGTACGGGGGCCAGGGTATCCGGCCATCGCCGTATCGCGACGTATTGCACGCGACGGGAAACGTTACCGGCCCGGTCCCGGCACGCGTATTCCAGGGCATAGGCGCCGGCCCGAGAGCTGTCCACCTTTCCGCTCACGGTAAGGCGGGGCAACGCGATATGATCGTCCACGCAAGTCGCGCCAGTGTCGAGGACGGGTTGTCCCTCGAAGAAGAGCAAGGAATCATTTCCCTTCAGGCTGATGCGCGGCGGCTGGTTGTCCCAGGCCGGCGCGGAGTCGATGCGCGGCTGCCCGGAGCCGCGTATCTCCACCTTCAAGCCATAGCCCGCCCACCCGTCCCTAACGCCCAGGATGAGTACGTCCACCGGGCCGCCCTGGTAATGTTCGGCGCGCAGCTTGGACAACTCCGACACTTCCCGGACGGGAGCGTTCCAGAGGGTATCCAAAACGGAATCGGTGCCCGCGGCCATCGTCACCACCACCACCGTATCGAAGGTCAGCAAGGTATCGGGCGCCAGGATTGAGATATAGCGCGTGGCATCCTGGTTTTCCGCGACATTGCAAGAAGCCAGCAGCGCCAATAACGCGCCGATCGCCAGGCATGCCAGGATTCTCTTCATTGCTTGTTCCGGATATCGACGACGGTGACTTGGGGATGCGGCTGCGGGGTTTGTATTGCGTACCAATAGGCCCCGCCGCCCGCCGCGGTCATCGCCGCGGCCCCGATGCCCCACCAAAGCCAGGCACGGCTTTTCCCCGCCCGGGATCGGAGACGAGGGCCGTTTCCCGCTGGCGGCTTCGGCGTCGCATCCGCGCCGAATTCCCCTTCCCGATTTCGATGCCCCGCCTCCGTCTTAAGGGCCTGGAAATGGTCGGCGATGGCCGGAGACACGTAGAAACGATCGAGTTCGAGCCCGGGATCCAGCGCGAAGGCCGAATGCAATGTCGTATCGGCGCGATCGGTCCGGCCCTTGGCGTAATAGGCCACCCCCAGGTAAAGCAAGGACTTCGCATGATCCGCGGAATCGGCCCGGTTCG
It contains:
- a CDS encoding DUF5011 domain-containing protein gives rise to the protein MKRILACLAIGALLALLASCNVAENQDATRYISILAPDTLLTFDTVVVVTMAAGTDSVLDTLWNAPVREVSELSKLRAEHYQGGPVDVLILGVRDGWAGYGLKVEIRGSGQPRIDSAPAWDNQPPRISLKGNDSLLFFEGQPVLDTGATCVDDHIALPRLTVSGKVDSSRAGAYALEYACRDRAGNVSRRVQYVAIRRWPDTLAPVLLHPADSLTLSAGAAFADTGFACRDDRDTGLVPIRSGSLDTHSPGSFKLGYQCADSSGNRSPEWIWHVRVLPWPDILAPELTLAGPESLTVIEGTAWADPGATCQDAHDGKLPATITGAVDVNKRGEYPLSYVCEDSAGNHSPTLKRVVRVVRAPDSVKPVLTLKGLDSVATFDHQAYVDSGSACQDDRDGPLAVSIDGQVDTSVRGRYVLRFHCADSMNNAAEAERVVQVVRRPDAIAPVLSLRGPDTLVIFDHRSFIDPGSVCQDDRDGVLPVSVIGKVDTLLRGGYPITYRCVDTAGNSSEKIRRVLVQRMPDSVKPSITLRGPDSLDSWEGRPYVDSGATCQDDRDGNLPVAVAGTIDIRSRGTQVLRFHCADSMSNAAEAHRVVRVVRWPDAIPPVISLRGPDSLVIFDHRPFSDPGADCQDERDGAVSLTVTGSVDTLVRGSYPITYRCADSAGNSAEKIRMVLVQRMPDSVKPSITLRGPDSLDAWEGRPYVDSGAACQDDRDGSLPVAIAGVIDVRVRGTQVLRFGCADSAGNAAPERLRKVNVIRVPDRVKPVIVLVGSAAASIPKGFAYADSGATCQDDRDGSLPVARSGAVDPSLPGVYPLKFGCADSAGNAADTVTRMVTVLTPPVPVLPPADSVRPLIALRGPDSIPVVALAYFDDPGADCIDDKDGALPAVFAGFDPPTGAADGIYRARYTCTDKSGNVAEAFRVVKAGLYAPNIPVTQDASIDTFYNSTNNGYTGMLAISLPSDQYFSLFKFDLSKVNKAGLKSAKIRFVTWARGSSYNWPGKAQDYSIKIWAMKRSWTEGTGNWFYFDGAWENTGDDWFRDYFLPDWAKNNSTNPAIYTGVSGDDKDLVQSQNASLIAAQTVQVRFDASYALTMSMAPPKDLRVIEIDVTDYVKRTDPAQDFGFFVTSENAPDRIGILSREVNDGAYATRLMLAY